The Plasmodium relictum strain SGS1 genome assembly, chromosome: 9 genome window below encodes:
- a CDS encoding tyrosine--tRNA ligase, putative, translating into MIKTYFILLKLILIFNYLLYIKCYKKSVPQLFSTKIQDSNVGTYEVKSKALKKLYERKLIHYVSDIKGIDKILCKNENEKERKYRKSVYVGIDLNCKYLHLGNLIPLITLDTLRNYMTDIIILLGSSTTKIGDPSFQNTERKKTLDEEICENEKNIRNNIINLFLQNELSKKNLNEIIERSNLSSSKEFTYESEKKGSLTILKNNIWYDKMNIIDFLKYGEHLSVNKLLRKECFLKKLKKNLTLKDLNYVTLQSFDFLYLFQNFKTYIQIGGSDQWGNIQSGIELCQNIFKTQLFGLTTNLLVHKNNVKYSKSLFNENRKLPIWIDKSYNPPYLFWNFLRNIEDEKVQSYTDMLTDINIDTSHQIDNYTNSNSSNFNEIENIGDTTNNKDSINFQKTYEEEINKAKKKLSDSVTSYVYGKETVKKIHKMNKMMKNEENYKIEDIEDLKIFPFLEINKEDLNENKIDILQMLRKFEIAATNKEAKEKINQNCIYLNRNLVTNPKLQLNISHFLQVHNNYYAILRLGKKTFYSIIVK; encoded by the coding sequence ATGATAAAaacttattttatattattaaaacttatattgatatttaattatcttttatatataaaatgttataaaaaaagtgttCCTCAATTATTTAGTACTAAAATCCAAGATAGTAATGTAGGGACTTATGAAGTAAAATCTAaagcattaaaaaaattgtatgaAAGAAAACTAATTCATTATGTTAGCGATATAAAAGGTattgataaaatattatgtaagaatgaaaatgaaaaagagagaaaatatagaaaatccGTATATGTAGGAATAGATTTAAATTGTAAATACTTACATTTAGGAAATTTAATACCATTAATTACATTAGATACTTTAAGAAATTACATGAcagatataataattttattggGAAGCAGCACAACAAAAATAGGAGATCCGTCTTTTCAAAATACCGAAAGAAAAAAGACATTAGATGAAGAAATTTgtgaaaatgaaaagaatataagaaacaatataattaatttattcctTCAAAACgaattaagtaaaaaaaatttaaatgaaattattgAAAGAAGCAATTTATCATCTAGTAAAGAATTTACTTACGaatcagaaaaaaaaggatCTTTAaccattttaaaaaataatatatggtACGATAAAATGAACATCATtgactttttaaaatatggaGAACATTTATCtgttaataaattattaagaaaagaatgctttttaaaaaaattaaaaaaaaatctaacATTAAAAGATTTAAACTATGTAACATTACAGTCTTTCgatttcttatatttatttcaaaattttaaaacttATATTCAAATAGGGGGTTCTGATCAATGGGGTAATATACAATCAGGTATTGAACTTTGCcaaaacatttttaaaactCAATTATTTGGTTTAACCACCAATTTATTagtacataaaaataatgttaaaTATAGCAAATCTTTATTTAATGAGAATAGAAAATTACCTATATGGATTGATAAGTCTTATAACCCTCCCTATTTATTTTGgaattttttaagaaatatagAAGATGAAAAAGTTCAATCATATACTGATATGTTAACAGATATAAATATTGATACAAGTCATCAAATAGACAATTATACAAATAGTAATTCTAGTAACTTTAatgaaattgaaaatatagGTGATACaactaataataaagattCCATAAATTTTCAGAAAACTtatgaagaagaaattaaCAAAGCAAAGAAAAAGCTTTCTGACAGTGTAACATCATATGTATATGGAAAGGAAActgttaaaaaaattcataaaatgaataaaatgatgaaaaatgaagaaaattataaaattgaaGATATTgaagatttaaaaatttttccatttcttgaaattaataaagaagatttaaatgaaaacaaaATAGACATTTTGCAAATGTTAAGAAAATTTGAAATAGCTGCTACAAATAAAGAAGCAAAGGAGAAAATAAACCAAAactgtatatatttaaacaGGAATCTTGTAACCAATCCtaaacttcaattaaatataagtCATTTCTTGCAAGtacataataattattatgcAATTTTAAGATTAggaaaaaaaactttttattcTATCATAGTAAAATGA